A window of the Haloarcula litorea genome harbors these coding sequences:
- a CDS encoding aryl-sulfate sulfotransferase, with protein MRFGRPSRRTLARGVVALVVLALLTPAALGAVTYEPTETGDSLQRGTVTSAANGTTVISTQGYTFRGNTNPKKPARLVAVGERGDLAWTYESRRGTDAWFFDVDPLPNGNLLVVSPRSGRTLVYELDPETKERVWEQRLPYEDTHDADKLNDTHIVVSHMRAYDEEAGVANDEIVVYDRTEDEVTWRWRYRNHFPASTDGGMGADWTHSNDVDAVGDDQFLVSPRNFDQVLLINRTTKEIDMRLGEDGNHSVLNEQHNPDYLEGENGTPTLLVADSGNNRVVEYAKTNGTWTRTWSVGSESLNWPRDADRLPNGNTLITDSLNHRVIEVTPTGEIVWEYYATWGPYDAERVAHGDSSTGPTIREQNATGSYEITGSAGLRAGSGQRTSVSSFIQAAVAGTPLSSVGEELGRLWGHYAPWLRPVWMDGWDLLFAVLAGLVAAGWLLTEVGVAGYRFARQRDTVGGERLGGD; from the coding sequence GTGCGCTTCGGTCGCCCCTCCCGTCGTACGCTCGCCCGCGGTGTCGTCGCGCTGGTGGTCCTCGCGCTGCTGACGCCGGCCGCACTGGGGGCCGTGACCTACGAACCGACCGAGACCGGGGACTCGCTCCAGCGCGGGACCGTCACCAGCGCCGCCAACGGCACGACCGTCATCAGCACGCAGGGGTACACGTTCCGGGGGAACACCAACCCCAAGAAGCCCGCGCGGCTGGTCGCCGTCGGCGAGCGCGGCGACCTCGCGTGGACCTACGAGAGCCGGCGGGGGACCGACGCGTGGTTCTTCGACGTGGACCCGCTGCCCAACGGCAACCTCCTGGTCGTCTCGCCGCGCTCGGGCCGGACGCTGGTCTACGAGCTGGACCCCGAGACGAAGGAACGCGTCTGGGAGCAGCGGCTCCCCTACGAGGACACCCACGACGCCGACAAGCTCAACGACACCCACATCGTCGTCTCGCACATGCGGGCCTACGACGAGGAGGCGGGGGTCGCCAACGACGAGATCGTCGTCTACGACCGGACCGAGGACGAGGTGACCTGGCGGTGGCGCTACCGGAACCACTTCCCGGCCTCGACCGACGGCGGGATGGGGGCGGACTGGACCCACAGCAACGACGTCGACGCCGTCGGCGACGACCAGTTCCTCGTCTCGCCGCGGAACTTCGACCAGGTGCTGCTCATCAACCGAACGACCAAGGAGATCGATATGCGGCTGGGCGAGGACGGCAACCACAGCGTCCTCAACGAGCAGCACAACCCCGACTACCTCGAGGGAGAAAACGGGACGCCGACGCTGCTGGTCGCCGACTCGGGCAACAACCGCGTCGTCGAGTACGCCAAGACGAACGGCACCTGGACGCGGACGTGGTCGGTCGGCTCCGAGTCGCTGAACTGGCCCCGGGACGCCGACCGCCTCCCGAACGGCAACACGCTCATCACGGACTCGCTGAACCACCGCGTCATCGAGGTGACGCCGACCGGCGAGATCGTCTGGGAGTACTACGCGACCTGGGGCCCCTACGACGCCGAGCGGGTCGCCCACGGCGACAGTTCCACCGGCCCGACCATCCGCGAGCAGAACGCCACCGGGAGCTACGAGATCACCGGGAGCGCCGGTCTCCGGGCCGGGAGCGGCCAGCGGACGTCGGTCAGCTCGTTCATCCAGGCCGCCGTCGCCGGCACGCCGCTGTCCAGCGTCGGCGAGGAACTGGGGCGGCTCTGGGGCCACTACGCGCCGTGGCTCCGCCCGGTCTGGATGGACGGCTGGGACCTCCTCTTTGCCGTCCTCGCCGGCCTCGTGGCCGCGGGCTGGCTGCTGACGGAGGTCGGCGTCGCCGGCTACCGCTTCGCCCGCCAGCGCGACACGGTCGGAGGCGAACGGCTCGGCGGGGACTGA
- a CDS encoding DNA topoisomerase I: MELIITEKDNAARRIADILSEGGATAERRNGVNVYKWGGKRCVGLSGHVVGVDFPPEYNDWRDVEPVELIDAPVTKSPTQENIVAALRSLAREADEAVIATDYDREGELIGKEAYELIREETDAPVSRVRFSSITEREVREAFANPDDVDFDLAAAGEARQIIDLVWGAALTRFLSLSARQLGDDFISVGRVQSPTLKLIVDREREIEAFDPEDYWEIFADLTKDAATFEAQYFYEDDDGTEAERVWDEDAADAAYADLSGAGAATVTSVRRRTRTDSPPTPFNTTAFISAAGSLGYSAQRAMSIAEELYTAGYITYPRTDNTVYPEDLEEDALLDAYVGSAAFGEAAESLLEQDEIAPTEGDEETTDHPPIHPTGELPPKQDLSEDEWELYELVVRRFFATVAEPATWEHLRVVAAAGGRSLKANGKRLVEEGYHAVYPYSSAGETHVPDVAEGEELAMSDVRMEEKETQPPRRYGQSRLIQKMEDLGLGTKSTRHNSIEKLYDRGYIEGDPPRPTRLAMAVVEAAEEFADHVVSEEMTAQLERDMTAIAEGEATLDDVTAESREMLERVFEELRESREEVGEHLQESLKADKTLGPCPECGDRMLVRRSRQGSYFVGCDGYPDCRNTLPLPSTGEPLVLEETCEDHDMHHVKMLAGRDTFVHGCPRCEAEKADESEDEVIGPCPDCGEEHGGELAIKHLRSGSRLVGCTRYPDCDYSLPLPRNGDIEVTDEVCDEHDLPELVIDPDSDDPWELGCPICNFEEYKARNAVEDLEDLDGVGSATAEKLDAAGVGSLDALRAADAESVAAEVQGVSASQVREWQSELEA, from the coding sequence ATGGAGCTGATCATCACGGAGAAGGACAACGCCGCCCGCCGCATCGCCGACATCCTCTCGGAGGGGGGTGCGACCGCCGAGCGACGCAACGGCGTCAACGTCTACAAGTGGGGTGGCAAGCGCTGTGTCGGGCTGTCGGGCCACGTCGTGGGCGTGGACTTCCCGCCGGAGTACAACGACTGGCGCGACGTCGAACCGGTCGAGCTCATCGACGCGCCGGTGACGAAGTCCCCGACCCAGGAGAACATCGTCGCGGCGCTGCGGTCGCTGGCCCGCGAGGCCGACGAGGCGGTCATCGCGACGGACTACGACCGCGAGGGGGAACTCATCGGCAAGGAGGCCTACGAACTCATCCGCGAGGAGACCGACGCCCCGGTGTCGCGGGTGCGGTTCTCCTCGATCACCGAGCGGGAGGTCCGCGAGGCCTTCGCCAACCCGGACGACGTGGACTTCGACCTGGCGGCCGCCGGGGAGGCCCGGCAGATCATCGACCTCGTCTGGGGGGCGGCGCTGACCCGCTTCCTCTCGCTGTCGGCCCGCCAGCTGGGCGACGACTTCATCTCTGTCGGGCGGGTCCAGTCGCCGACGCTGAAGCTCATCGTCGACCGCGAGCGCGAGATCGAGGCGTTCGACCCCGAGGACTACTGGGAGATCTTCGCCGACCTGACGAAAGACGCCGCCACCTTCGAGGCCCAGTACTTCTACGAGGACGACGACGGCACCGAGGCCGAGCGCGTCTGGGACGAGGACGCCGCCGACGCCGCCTACGCCGACCTCTCGGGGGCCGGCGCGGCGACGGTCACGAGCGTCCGGCGGCGCACCCGCACCGACAGCCCGCCGACGCCGTTCAACACCACCGCCTTCATCTCCGCCGCCGGCTCGCTGGGCTACTCCGCCCAGCGGGCGATGTCCATCGCCGAGGAGCTGTACACCGCCGGCTACATCACCTACCCCCGCACCGACAACACCGTCTACCCTGAGGACCTGGAAGAGGACGCGCTGCTGGACGCCTACGTCGGGTCGGCGGCCTTCGGCGAGGCCGCGGAGTCGCTGCTCGAACAGGACGAGATCGCCCCCACGGAGGGAGACGAGGAGACCACCGACCACCCGCCGATCCACCCGACCGGCGAGCTCCCGCCCAAGCAGGACCTCTCCGAGGACGAGTGGGAGCTGTACGAACTGGTCGTCCGGCGGTTCTTCGCCACCGTCGCCGAGCCCGCGACCTGGGAACACCTCCGGGTCGTCGCCGCGGCCGGCGGCCGGTCGCTGAAGGCCAACGGCAAGCGCCTCGTCGAGGAGGGGTACCACGCCGTCTACCCCTACTCCAGCGCCGGCGAGACCCACGTCCCCGACGTCGCGGAGGGCGAGGAGCTGGCGATGTCCGACGTGCGGATGGAAGAGAAAGAGACCCAGCCGCCCCGCCGGTACGGCCAGTCGCGGCTCATCCAGAAGATGGAGGACCTGGGCCTGGGGACCAAGAGCACGCGCCACAACTCCATCGAGAAGCTGTACGACCGGGGCTACATCGAGGGGGACCCGCCCCGGCCGACCCGACTGGCGATGGCCGTCGTCGAGGCCGCCGAGGAGTTCGCCGACCACGTCGTCAGCGAGGAGATGACCGCCCAGCTGGAACGGGACATGACCGCCATCGCCGAGGGCGAGGCGACACTGGACGACGTGACCGCGGAGTCCCGCGAGATGCTCGAACGGGTGTTCGAGGAGCTGCGGGAGTCCCGCGAGGAGGTCGGCGAGCACCTCCAGGAGTCGCTGAAGGCCGACAAGACGCTCGGCCCGTGTCCGGAGTGTGGCGACCGGATGCTCGTCCGGCGGTCCCGGCAGGGCTCGTACTTCGTCGGCTGTGACGGTTACCCCGACTGCCGGAACACGCTGCCGCTGCCCTCCACCGGCGAGCCGCTGGTGCTGGAGGAGACCTGCGAGGACCACGACATGCACCACGTGAAGATGCTGGCCGGCCGGGACACCTTCGTCCACGGCTGCCCCCGCTGTGAGGCCGAGAAGGCCGACGAGAGCGAGGACGAGGTCATCGGGCCGTGTCCGGACTGCGGTGAGGAACACGGTGGCGAACTCGCCATCAAACACCTCCGTTCGGGCTCGCGGCTGGTCGGCTGTACGCGCTACCCCGACTGCGACTACTCGCTGCCGCTGCCCCGCAACGGCGACATCGAGGTGACCGACGAAGTCTGCGACGAGCACGACCTCCCCGAGCTGGTGATCGACCCCGACAGCGACGACCCGTGGGAGCTGGGCTGTCCCATCTGCAACTTCGAGGAGTACAAGGCCCGCAACGCCGTCGAGGACTTAGAGGACTTAGACGGCGTCGGCAGCGCCACCGCCGAGAAGCTGGACGCCGCCGGCGTCGGGTCGCTGGACGCGCTACGGGCGGCCGACGCCGAGAGCGTCGCCGCCGAGGTCCAGGGCGTGAGCGCGAGTCAGGTCCGGGAGTGGCAGTCCGAACTGGAAGCCTGA
- a CDS encoding FAD-dependent monooxygenase: MVARTVDTDVAVVGCGPGGAVLAYLLARSGVAVTLLERASTFQREYRGFGWNPGVVRLFDEMDLLDDVLALAHETVTEGAFSLGGRRVPVLAFDRLATEYPYALLMEQPAILEALVDHADAHETFTFRPATTVTDLLVEDGRVRGVRATDREADAELAVEARVVVGADGRYSTVRERAGIDAGAFDSPIDLAWFKLPAGAVAPEAQGRIDRHGVVLYFGLGGGDLQAGSLLRDGEWAGIRDAGFGAFRDRVAAVDPALAAAVDAHLDGFRDVTLLDVAPGIAPTWTDDGLLLLGDAAHTASPIGAQGNPLAVEDAVVAHDVLVGALGGDDGVLSASSLAPFENRRRATVERVIALQRRTARGLAAWLDYGHYVPSWVLSGAGAAVGLLAPRSGLVAGAVESFALGDRSVSVARRHFVD; the protein is encoded by the coding sequence ATGGTGGCTCGAACTGTCGACACCGACGTCGCCGTCGTCGGCTGTGGCCCCGGCGGTGCCGTCCTCGCGTACCTGCTGGCCCGGAGCGGCGTCGCGGTGACGCTGCTGGAGCGGGCTTCGACCTTCCAGCGGGAGTACCGGGGCTTCGGCTGGAACCCGGGCGTCGTCCGGCTGTTCGACGAGATGGACCTGCTGGACGACGTCCTCGCTCTCGCCCACGAGACCGTCACCGAGGGCGCGTTCTCGCTCGGCGGTCGCCGGGTGCCGGTGCTGGCGTTCGACCGCCTGGCGACGGAGTACCCGTACGCGCTCCTGATGGAACAGCCCGCGATCCTCGAGGCGCTCGTCGACCACGCCGACGCCCACGAGACGTTCACGTTCCGTCCGGCGACGACCGTCACGGACCTGCTGGTCGAGGACGGGCGCGTCCGGGGCGTCCGGGCGACTGACCGCGAGGCGGACGCCGAGCTCGCCGTCGAGGCCCGCGTGGTCGTCGGCGCGGACGGCCGCTACTCCACCGTCAGGGAGCGGGCCGGGATCGACGCCGGGGCGTTCGACTCGCCCATCGACCTCGCGTGGTTCAAGCTCCCCGCGGGAGCCGTCGCTCCGGAGGCGCAGGGACGCATCGACCGCCACGGCGTCGTCCTCTACTTCGGCCTCGGCGGCGGCGACCTCCAGGCCGGCTCCCTCCTGCGGGACGGCGAGTGGGCGGGGATCAGGGACGCCGGCTTCGGGGCGTTCCGCGACCGGGTGGCGGCGGTCGATCCGGCGCTGGCCGCGGCCGTCGACGCCCACCTCGACGGCTTCCGGGACGTGACGCTGCTGGACGTGGCCCCCGGGATCGCACCCACCTGGACCGACGACGGCCTGCTCCTGCTGGGCGACGCCGCACACACCGCCAGCCCGATCGGCGCACAGGGCAATCCGCTCGCGGTCGAGGACGCCGTGGTCGCCCACGACGTCCTCGTCGGCGCGCTCGGGGGAGACGACGGCGTCCTGTCGGCGTCGTCACTCGCTCCCTTCGAGAACCGCCGGCGGGCGACCGTCGAGCGGGTCATCGCGCTGCAACGGCGCACCGCGCGGGGGCTGGCGGCGTGGCTCGACTACGGTCACTACGTCCCCTCGTGGGTACTCAGCGGCGCGGGGGCCGCCGTCGGCCTGCTCGCGCCCCGTTCCGGTCTGGTCGCCGGGGCCGTCGAGTCGTTCGCGCTCGGCGACCGGTCCGTCTCGGTCGCGCGACGGCACTTCGTCGACTGA
- a CDS encoding phosphoglycerol geranylgeranyltransferase: MSDWADWDHIVKIDPDKTLVDGETFEDVAATGTDAIEVGGTTGMTEEKMKRVVDACGKHDIPVYIEPSNPASVVHSDRHDGYLIPVVMNAGDVTWITGAHKEWIRIDDEIDWSRTFTEAYIVLNPEASVAAYTEARCDLDADEVAAYAEAAEHLLGQEIVYVEYSGMLGDTAKVGAAADALDDATLFYGGGIHDYDSARRMAEHADTIVVGDLVHDEGVDAVRETVEGAQDAHAATTPE, translated from the coding sequence ATGAGCGACTGGGCGGACTGGGACCACATCGTCAAGATCGACCCGGACAAGACGCTGGTCGACGGCGAGACGTTCGAGGACGTGGCCGCCACCGGGACCGACGCGATCGAGGTCGGCGGCACCACCGGGATGACCGAGGAGAAGATGAAGCGGGTCGTCGACGCCTGCGGGAAACACGACATCCCGGTCTACATCGAGCCCTCCAACCCCGCCTCCGTCGTCCACAGCGACCGTCACGACGGCTACCTCATCCCCGTGGTGATGAACGCTGGCGACGTGACCTGGATCACCGGGGCCCACAAGGAGTGGATCCGCATCGACGACGAGATCGACTGGTCCCGAACCTTCACCGAGGCCTACATCGTCCTCAACCCCGAGGCTTCCGTCGCCGCCTACACAGAGGCCAGGTGCGACTTAGACGCCGATGAGGTCGCGGCCTACGCCGAGGCCGCCGAACACCTGCTCGGCCAGGAGATCGTCTACGTCGAGTACTCGGGGATGCTCGGGGACACGGCCAAGGTCGGCGCAGCCGCCGACGCGCTGGACGACGCGACGCTGTTCTACGGCGGCGGCATCCACGACTACGACTCGGCCCGGCGGATGGCCGAACACGCCGACACCATCGTCGTCGGCGACCTGGTCCACGACGAGGGCGTCGACGCCGTCCGCGAGACCGTCGAGGGCGCACAGGACGCCCACGCCGCGACGACGCCGGAGTAG
- a CDS encoding DUF7333 family protein: MEYDFTRSVAPLVAIVAVAAVALTAVMTPSTVFTMVLPSMIVFSVVAFFFGMKHGEFRAGP; encoded by the coding sequence ATGGAATACGACTTCACGCGCTCGGTGGCCCCCCTCGTCGCGATCGTCGCCGTCGCGGCGGTCGCGCTCACGGCCGTGATGACCCCCTCGACGGTGTTCACGATGGTGCTGCCCTCGATGATCGTCTTCTCGGTCGTCGCGTTCTTCTTCGGGATGAAACACGGCGAGTTCCGCGCCGGTCCGTAG
- a CDS encoding Rieske (2Fe-2S) protein gives MHQLTTVDEVHDEGSYLFTVTDPHGDPEEVIVVPCEDGVEAWINRCTHEDQRFDTGRGVPMRDGQIICPRHGSFFDSCDGDCDNGEAAGTTLPGVDLAERHGTVYLVDDDYEFDHEGGIDDGDDGPSSTSHLQL, from the coding sequence ATGCACCAGCTCACGACCGTCGACGAGGTCCACGACGAGGGCTCGTACCTGTTCACGGTCACGGACCCCCACGGCGACCCCGAGGAGGTGATCGTGGTCCCCTGCGAGGACGGCGTCGAGGCCTGGATCAACCGCTGTACCCACGAGGACCAGCGGTTCGACACCGGCCGCGGCGTGCCGATGCGGGACGGTCAGATCATCTGTCCGCGCCACGGCTCCTTCTTCGACTCGTGTGACGGGGACTGCGACAACGGCGAGGCCGCCGGCACGACGCTGCCGGGCGTCGACCTCGCCGAGCGCCACGGCACGGTCTACCTCGTCGACGACGACTACGAGTTCGACCACGAGGGCGGCATCGACGACGGCGACGACGGGCCGAGTTCGACCTCGCACCTGCAACTGTGA